From the Gasterosteus aculeatus chromosome 13, fGasAcu3.hap1.1, whole genome shotgun sequence genome, one window contains:
- the LOC120830224 gene encoding uncharacterized protein LOC120830224, with product MDNIPVLKIFLGILGFGLSIMFCTTFCRVCSRFREEQINREALRRSEQETRPPPIYFIPFHGSMSRQDSEDQDRGPRISLELHTPPRYSNVVFCGPPPSYNELGLKPDDLPPAYTEYNVPVYQIAPPPPTDRSQPQTQ from the exons ATGGACAACATTCCCGTTCTGAA gATCTTCCTGGGCATCCTGGGTTTCGGCCTCTCCATCATGTTCTGCACGACCTTCTGCAGGGTGTGCAGTCGCTTCAGAGAGGAGCAGATCAACAGGGAGGCGTTGAGACGCAGTGAGCAGGAAACTCGCCCTCCTCCCATTTATTTCATCCCCTTCCATGGAAGCATGTCACGGCAGGACAGCGAAGACCAGGACAGAGGGCCTCGCATCAGCCTGGAGCTCCACACACCACCTCGATACAGCAACGTCGTCTTCTGTGGGCCTCCACCTTCCTACAATGAG CTGGGATTGAAGCCTGACGATCTCCCGCCCGCTTACACCGAGTACAACGTCCCTGTGTATCAAATcgcacccccgccccccacggACAGGAGTCAGCCACAAACACAGTGA
- the LOC120830205 gene encoding uncharacterized protein LOC120830205 isoform X2: protein MPSKRKKNKRRMRREQAQRRGLEEQHAAYPPAKATPAMAVDAPPAATSKKAAKTPAPAKIPVAVPIVVPTVKTPIVKPQPVVEKAIPAPVKEPVPAPVKEPAPMPVKEPVPAPVKEPVSVPAEEPVPVAVEEPAPVAVEEPVPVEVAVPEVAAVVLEQTPAVVEVKVPAPIAEEQPVVEAPPVEPSTVEVAIVQEAEPIIPKPEPVTQLTPPAEAPAAAPVEMQIQAEATITETTETAQTRDAREPQAEAKGEDEAAAKAEAEVVDGIAAAEIVTETTEEEAVGAPEAAPQAALELGAKAPEPEREAEAVARPAAEGEGEEPAKEDAPDVPPEPVAMTEAAPDPSVGIPAVPEAVSEALVEEAEALLTEVKESVADSLVDDFVVTDSVAAEDVANAQAVEVQPEIVSNTKSESVDASPVEPLAAPAEETLIDAAAEQKCSEVLSEEPKQGMCDIPCQMQLAVESLQLASMEMSVEGALNGHVVPEVSIEG from the exons ATGCCCAGCAAGAGAAAGAAGAACAAGCGTCGCATGAGGAGGGAG CAGGCCCAGAGGAGAGGCCTTGAAGAGCAGCATGCAGCTTACCCGCCAGCCAAAGCCACTCCTGCGATGGCAGTGGACGCGCCACCTGCAGCGACCTCAAAGAAAGCGGCCAAAACTCCGGCTCCAGCAAAGATCCCAGTGGCAGTTCCGATTGTTGTCCCCACCGTGAAGACCCCAATCGTTAAACCACAACCAGTTGTGGAAAAGGCAATCCCAGCACCAGTGAAGGAGCCGGTCCCAGCGCCAGTGAAGGAGCCGGCCCCAATGCCAGTGAAGGAGCCGGTCCCAGCGCCAGTGAAGGAGCCGGTCTCGGTGCCAGCGGAGGAGCCGGTCCCGGTGGCTGTTGAAGAGCCGGCCCCGGTGGCAGTGGAGGAGCCGGTCCCAGTCGAGGTAGCGGTGCCAGAGGTGGCGGCTGTGGTGTTGGAACAGACGCCGGCAGTCGTTGAGGTCAAGGTCCCAGCTCCGATTGCTGAAGAACAACCCGTTGTTGAGGCTCCACCGGTAGAGCCTTCCACAGTTGAAGTCGCGATTGTGCAGGAGGCTGAACCTATCATTCCTAAACCAGAACCAGTGACACAG cTCACACCCCCAGCTGAggctccagcagcagcccctGTTGAGATGCAG ATTCAGGCGGAGGCGACTATAACCGAAACCACAGAGACTGCACAG ACGCGCGACGCCCGCGAGCCACAGGCAGAAGCGAAGGGCGAGGATGAGGCGGCCGCGAAGGCCGAGGCGGAGGTTGTAGACGGGATCGCCGCAGCGGAGATTGTAACGGAAACAACCGAAGAAGAAGCCGTCGGAGCCCCGGAGGCGGCTCCGCAGGCCGCGCTGGAGCTCGGCGCGAAGGCACCGGAGCCTGAACGGGAGGCCGAAGCTGTCGCGCGCCCCGCagccgagggggagggggaggagccggcCAAAGAAGACGCACCGGACGTCCCGCCTGAGCCCGTTGCCATGACAGAG GCTGCTCCTGACCCATCTGTGGGAATCCCAGCG GTGCCAGAAGCCGTCTCTGAGGCTTTGGTAGAAGAGGCGGAAGCCCTTTTAACTGAAGTCAAAGAG AGCGTTGCCGACAGCCTGGTTGATGACTTCGTTGTCACAGACTCCGTTGCAGCGGAGGACGTCGCCAATGCACAGGCTGTTGAGGTGCAGCCG GAAATTGTGAGCAACACCAAATCAGAATCTGTGGACGCTTCGCCCGTCGAGCCGCTGGCTGCCCCTGCAGAGGAAACCCTCATT GACGCCGCTGCTGAGCAGAAATGTTCCGAGGTGCTTTCAGAAGAGCCCAAGCAGGGGATGTGCGACATACCGTGTCAGATGCAGCTCGCCGTGGAGTCTCTGCAGCTCGCCTCAATG GAGATGTCGGTGGAAGGGGCGCTGAACGGACACGTCGTTCCGGAGGTCTCCATCGAGGGCTAG
- the LOC120830205 gene encoding uncharacterized protein LOC120830205 isoform X1, with protein sequence MPSKRKKNKRRMRREQAQRRGLEEQHAAYPPAKATPAMAVDAPPAATSKKAAKTPAPAKIPVAVPIVVPTVKTPIVKPQPVVEKAIPAPVKEPVPAPVKEPAPMPVKEPVPAPVKEPVSVPAEEPVPVAVEEPAPVAVEEPVPVEVAVPEVAAVVLEQTPAVVEVKVPAPIAEEQPVVEAPPVEPSTVEVAIVQEAEPIIPKPEPVTQLTPPAEAPAAAPVEMQIQAEATITETTETAQTRDAREPQAEAKGEDEAAAKAEAEVVDGIAAAEIVTETTEEEAVGAPEAAPQAALELGAKAPEPEREAEAVARPAAEGEGEEPAKEDAPDVPPEPVAMTEAAPDPSVGIPAYPLGPQVPEAVSEALVEEAEALLTEVKESVADSLVDDFVVTDSVAAEDVANAQAVEVQPEIVSNTKSESVDASPVEPLAAPAEETLIDAAAEQKCSEVLSEEPKQGMCDIPCQMQLAVESLQLASMEMSVEGALNGHVVPEVSIEG encoded by the exons ATGCCCAGCAAGAGAAAGAAGAACAAGCGTCGCATGAGGAGGGAG CAGGCCCAGAGGAGAGGCCTTGAAGAGCAGCATGCAGCTTACCCGCCAGCCAAAGCCACTCCTGCGATGGCAGTGGACGCGCCACCTGCAGCGACCTCAAAGAAAGCGGCCAAAACTCCGGCTCCAGCAAAGATCCCAGTGGCAGTTCCGATTGTTGTCCCCACCGTGAAGACCCCAATCGTTAAACCACAACCAGTTGTGGAAAAGGCAATCCCAGCACCAGTGAAGGAGCCGGTCCCAGCGCCAGTGAAGGAGCCGGCCCCAATGCCAGTGAAGGAGCCGGTCCCAGCGCCAGTGAAGGAGCCGGTCTCGGTGCCAGCGGAGGAGCCGGTCCCGGTGGCTGTTGAAGAGCCGGCCCCGGTGGCAGTGGAGGAGCCGGTCCCAGTCGAGGTAGCGGTGCCAGAGGTGGCGGCTGTGGTGTTGGAACAGACGCCGGCAGTCGTTGAGGTCAAGGTCCCAGCTCCGATTGCTGAAGAACAACCCGTTGTTGAGGCTCCACCGGTAGAGCCTTCCACAGTTGAAGTCGCGATTGTGCAGGAGGCTGAACCTATCATTCCTAAACCAGAACCAGTGACACAG cTCACACCCCCAGCTGAggctccagcagcagcccctGTTGAGATGCAG ATTCAGGCGGAGGCGACTATAACCGAAACCACAGAGACTGCACAG ACGCGCGACGCCCGCGAGCCACAGGCAGAAGCGAAGGGCGAGGATGAGGCGGCCGCGAAGGCCGAGGCGGAGGTTGTAGACGGGATCGCCGCAGCGGAGATTGTAACGGAAACAACCGAAGAAGAAGCCGTCGGAGCCCCGGAGGCGGCTCCGCAGGCCGCGCTGGAGCTCGGCGCGAAGGCACCGGAGCCTGAACGGGAGGCCGAAGCTGTCGCGCGCCCCGCagccgagggggagggggaggagccggcCAAAGAAGACGCACCGGACGTCCCGCCTGAGCCCGTTGCCATGACAGAG GCTGCTCCTGACCCATCTGTGGGAATCCCAGCG TATCCGTTGGGTCCCCAGGTGCCAGAAGCCGTCTCTGAGGCTTTGGTAGAAGAGGCGGAAGCCCTTTTAACTGAAGTCAAAGAG AGCGTTGCCGACAGCCTGGTTGATGACTTCGTTGTCACAGACTCCGTTGCAGCGGAGGACGTCGCCAATGCACAGGCTGTTGAGGTGCAGCCG GAAATTGTGAGCAACACCAAATCAGAATCTGTGGACGCTTCGCCCGTCGAGCCGCTGGCTGCCCCTGCAGAGGAAACCCTCATT GACGCCGCTGCTGAGCAGAAATGTTCCGAGGTGCTTTCAGAAGAGCCCAAGCAGGGGATGTGCGACATACCGTGTCAGATGCAGCTCGCCGTGGAGTCTCTGCAGCTCGCCTCAATG GAGATGTCGGTGGAAGGGGCGCTGAACGGACACGTCGTTCCGGAGGTCTCCATCGAGGGCTAG